TGCGCGTGAAAATAGCTGATCAGGTCGAACACTTGAGGGAGCGTTTGTCAGTCCTTCAAGAAGCGGCAGATGTTGCTGCAGCGGAATTCGCCCGTGCTGCCGCCGAGGCCGCAAACAAAAGAGCCACTGGTGGATCGTCTACGAGCGCAGACACTACACGCAACCACTGCGTAGCTCAAGATGTCACGTAAGCAACCTGTTGTAGTTTCTAACAGAGTATCAAGTTGAATGCTACAGAAGAGTGCGGGTACACTCACCGACAGCAAGCAATGGGTCGAGGTCTAGCGCTCTTCCCGTACCACCGCCGGCTTTCGATAGTAGCGCATGGTGATTCAGGAGACTACATTAGTCGCTCGCATCCACGTTTTGTCCTGGAGTGGAACGACCACCAGAACTCTTGAGATTTTCAGTCTCGTGTCGCCACTTGCAGCTATCTGTAAAACCCCAGTTGGCCGGTGATGTGGCGAGATCGCTGCAGAATGCCCCTGTCTTTTTCCAGGCGTCCCTTGGACAAAAGTGTGGAGGCAACTTGTCTGTGTTTCTACTGCAGATGTCAAACCGATTCCGACATGCTTCTCTGGTTGTTTCTCTTTGGCTTTGCCTTGCTGCAGACACGCACCCGACACGACATCTGCTGCCAACTTACAAACGAGCGGAGTGCCCGAGCCTGTACAGATTCCGCTGCCTTTCCCTTCGCCGCCTGCTGTGATGACACCGGCGTCGCTTGCCGAGTTTGAAGCCGCGACACTCCAGCGGCTGAAAGAGGCAGCcgcaaagaaaaaagcgatGCAAGCAGCGCAGCAGGAAACTGGGAAGGGAAACGAACCTCCTGGTGTCGGAGGATGAGCAGAAACCATAAACGTTTCCTTTGCGATTCTGAgggcagacagagagcctCTGGGTGTTTTGTGCCTGTCAGAAGTGGTAAACAGGCTGCAGCCGTGCTGCCGGCGTCGTTGCTGTCGTGGTGGAACTTGTCAATTGTGGAGTCCGTTTTTACGACTCTTTTTGCGGGAGCGACGGGCTCGAATTTCGCGCTTTGCTGATGAAGACAGCGGCGCACACTTTGTGAAGGATCTTCTGCAGAATGATAAATCGACGACTTGCTAGTACGCGGTCATTTCTAGTAAATCTAACGCTCTAATGATCAGGACCTCCGCTGTTCTGGCCACGCTCTGCTTTCAGTCACTGAACAAGTTTCAGTTGCGCAGCGACTTTAAAGAATACTGCTTTAACCCGATTTTAAGGGAGATTCACCATTTAACGTGGGGCCCGTAAGCTAGATGCATGACTGTTTTACTCTTGTTCTAAGGGAAATTCCTTATTAGCGGCCGTGGCGCCCGTATTGCTTCACGGCTTTAGTTATGAGAGAACTTCCTTATTCGCGAACATGGCGTTTTGTAAGCGATATGCTTTAGAGTGGTCGCTTAACACTCAATATGGGAGTGATCCGTCGCTTTGCCGCCACGGAGGGCTAGTGCGGCTGCTGAAACCCCGATCTCAGCTGACTGTGATTCACCAGATATGTGTTTTGAAAGCACAGCGGAAAAGGTGTGAATACACGATGGAACAAGGCCGCAGACCACTGTGTCACAGGATCTCGTGGAATGTCTTCCTTGGCAGAATAACTTGGCAAAATTGAACATTTGCCCGGGGTCCCATCGACTTACAAATTTGAACATTTCGCCCTGTGTTGCTGTCACCAATAATACGACGGGTTTTCCCAGAGACGTGATCTCCGTAACTGACGCGGCGTCAGCTGCAAGGCACTGTTGTTACATACCATCGTACATCAGGTCAAGAAGACTTTGTTCAACGAGTTCCAAAATGCGTTCGAAGAACTTAGCGCGACACTCTGGATCGTACATGAGGCCATGGGTGCCTTCGAGCACGCCAATGCGGGCGGCATATCCCCGTTGCAGACCAGAACTAAGGGCGGTATCTGCGTCAGGTCCTGCTTTTCCGGTAgactctgtctcgttttttctgacATCGGTTTCACGCAACGTACAGTCCACAATGCGTGAATCGCCTTGCTGGTCACGCAAGATGCCAGAGTGGTCATCCGAGCGAAGCTGCGCTGGGTTGAcgttctgttcttctcgtgTTGTGGAACTTCCCTCGACCAAGGAAAACCAATTAACAAAATGCGAGGGGCTCTGCAGTTTCAGATCTCCTCGCGCTCGGAAAATCGAGCATGGCACACCTGAGCAGCAGTTCGCAAAGACAAACAGACGGTGTGAGGATATTGTTCATCAAAACGATTTGGCTGGTTGTCAAAGACGGCTTTCAGCCGGCGTGTAGTGGAAAGTTATCCAGGACCTTTCGAATCCATGATTCCTAACCGTAACGTGTTTCCGCCTCGCCTGAGACTTCCTCATTCTCCGTCAACATAATGTTCTGGCAGTTTCTCTGCTAAGCATCCCATGAACAGCGATGCCGTTGTTGCCGCTATGGCCTGCGCTTGGAATGATTTGTCCCATGGTGTCATGTTGCTGACCGAgaggttcttctctcttggtAGGAATGTAGTCGTCCAACAGCAAGTGGTCGGCTCGCAAGAGCTTGCCGTAAGCTGCCCAGAGATCGGACTGGAAAAGAATTTCGTTGCAGCTCCATCCCCGAAGCTCCTCCTGCAGTTTAGGAAAAACGACGACAGGAGGACCCAGATGGTAATGCATGCAAGCCCATGTCTACTTGGTACACGTGTGCCCACACACTGTTGTTTTGACACTTGATCTGGCGTCTTGTCTGCATTGATGATGACGCGTGTCAAAGTGTTGTTTCAAAGACGCAGGGGTTTTTCTTGAAAGAGGGCACACCCGTAACATAGCGTGCCTCTCACGCATACCAGCCAGAGAAGTAGGCATCAGGACCATGCCGGACTTCCATCGGACAGAACTTTCTTGATACTAGGCTAACATTTTTGCTTGAGCCTACCTGTGGCTGTGAGAGGACCACATACAGCGAACGAAAGGCCCCCATCTCTAGTTTGGGAATATCATTCCACGCGAAAATGCTGAGGAGATCGACGGTTAACAACGCACCTGAAATTCTGGGTCGGTGAGATACCGTGTTTCTCTCCAAGGTCGCTTGTTGGGGGGAGTATCAGGACTAACCATACAAGCCAGAATCATTCGAACCGGAAGGCGGAACTCGGTGTTAATCTCTTTTCGCTTGGCGATAGCACAAGCTAGCTCGTAAGCAATCCAGGAACCCATGGAGTATCCCACTAGAACATAAGGTACGCGCGAGGAGACCTGATTTTGTGCGACAGAACACCAGTGATCGTGAACCATGAGAAATCGATATGGtacagagaagcaaagatgGCCGTCGTGGTCTACACCGACTCCGTACTGTCAATTCATTGCGGGCGACAAATTCCGGTACATCGTATTCAGCTTTTGCTGCCCTGCATTTTCAAGCAAACGAAATGCCCCCCGCTCCGTGCGATAGCTTCCCATCAGtgcgaaagaaaagcggaacctcgagagaagagatttTCCTTTCAAGCCTTGGCTTTCGCCAGCGAATTACGTGACTTACTAGAGGAGCGATAACATCGAGAAGCTGACTGACGCATTTCTGGATCGTGGCGGGGACCGGTTCTTTACTTCTGAGACTACGGCCGGGCAGCTGCACGGCAAGCAGCTGTGcaccttctttctcgcaGAAGCTAACAAGAGGATTTACGGTAGGCGCCTTCGGAGTACCAACGCCGGTCCACACGGTCAAGTCCATTCCTGCCGTCATACACGCACAAAATATATGCTGGCCATACATTTAGAGGCTGCTTACTTCAGGAGAATCCTTTCGTCATCgatgagaaaaaagaatATCCAAAACACCTGTCCTCTAACCGCTGCTGCAGAGCGACGCGTTTTCTAGGGGGGCTTCGGATACCCACGCAACACAACTGTAAAAGTGGATGTACAGTCATGGCCTCATGGCTtgtgctttttctctgccgcttGTCGGAGGCACTAACGCAGAGTGGTCAGTTGCTTTTTGCTTTCCGTTGCCAGGCGTGTTACGGATGAAGGAACTCGTTCGGATCAGCACAGTCTCACCAGCTCCATGGAAACAAAAGATTCGGATTGATGGATTCACCCTCAGTTCTCGCGGGACGCAACGTGGAAACCACTTGTTGAATTCTGGGTGTGGGACTCGTACTTGATCCGAACGCTCCATCTTCGAGACTAACGTGTGCGGGAGGCGTGTTGTGGACGGAGCCAGCATACAGAAAACCGAGAAGACCTATTCCTTTCTCATTTGCAGTACAAGACTGATGTACAACGAGAGGTAGAATCATAACTTTCCGCTTTGGGCGTTACGAGCAAACTCTGGACAGATCTCGTCTAACAAGTTACGATCGACGTCTCGAGCTGTTCCAGCGACGAGGCAAAAAAGAACGGCAAGTCACTGACCGGGGAACCGTTAACGTGTAATGAAACCCGTGAATACACGGAAAACCACGTAGAGGCAGGGAAGGTTAGAAACAACCAGTTGTTCCCAACGTTTCGATTTAGGGAACGTCTGATAAAGACAACTGCTCCGAACATGACAAACTTCAGTTATCTcggtcgcgcatgcagcaactgATGGACATATATCCTTTGTCATTTGTGACAGAGGCCAAAAACTGGGGGAACACGAAAAATCACCGCTTTCGCATGTTAGACCGTACAGGAAACGTGCACACTCGCGATTGTCACCCTCGCCGAAGAGCCGCCTTCAGTAGATCTCCCTCCGGCTGATCTAAGCCACACACCTTTCTTTCAGTGAATCGCCATCAGTCTTTTTGTCACCGCTTCTTCAATAGCTGCTCTGCAGACTCAATCACTGCTAGTGAACTGCTCTTCTGGAATTCTCCTACCTCAATCAGTACTCGTGTGCCGAGTGGGCGCACATCCGTCGTAGTCTAGGTGGTTAGGATACGCGGCTCTCACCCGCGCGACCCGGGTTCAAGTCCCGGCGACGGAATCCATTTTCCCCTTCTCAACAGAAAACACTAATTTCCATCCTCCCCTCCTAAATTCCTTCCGCGACAATTACTAGGAAGCCTTTACAGCCACCATGAGAGTAGAGACAAGAGCGCGCGAGGGTCTGTTTTCTACCGGTCGCCGAGTCCCAGTGTACGTTTCCTGTGCACCACTTTCCAATGATGCCGTGCTTTTTGTGATGATTAGTTTGTGCTTGCAGTAACGGCTGACTTCCTATCCACCCATTTCGAAGGCACTGCGACAGTCACGTTGTCTTCCGCGCCGAGCAAGAGAACGTAACAAAGTGAAGGATGTGGCCGTTGATTGCGCGTTCCCGAAACGGAACAAGTGTGCGTGTGAAGGAAGGGTTCTCTTCCGCTACAAGCACGAGCTCAGAACTCCGAAGAGCTTTTGAACTTATCACTTGTGCTGATACTTCTCGTTTGCGGACTTCTCCGTGCAAATCCGTGCATGCCGTGCGCGAGTGACGACAAGTGCACACCAGAGAGAAATCCGGAACTGACTGCACACGCACAGTTGGCTTCTGCGGAAACGAAGATACAAACCACGAGGAAAGGGGATAAAACGCCGCTTCCCAGTCCTGTACCGTACAACGTTTTCTTACACACGAAAAAGGGGAACCGCAGAGACATGTCCCCCGATCGAAGCTCTGCTCCACTGCGCGACATACATACGTGAGACTACCAGACTGCCACGTTGGACGAAAGTATAAACGGTCGAACATAGTACAACTTCGTCGGTTGTCCGCCGCCTTTTACATGTCCTTCTTAGCCTCCGCCTGCATGAAAAACACCGATTCAAAGTGTGCACGCGATGTCTGTCCTTTCCCTTTCACTTCCCCGCATCTTGTTCAGATCTTGCGCTGTGTCTGTGCCGTCCTTCGGCTTCCTTGTTCCACTTTCTTACTCTGTGCTTTCGTGTTTCTCGGTCAAAACACTTTTTGAAGCTGATATATTCGATTGAGTGATTGTTTTGacagttttctctcccctcgtgACTTACTtgctgttccttctttttcagcGCGCGTTTGCGAATAGACAGACACCGAGGCAGGTAGGCGGCCTCCCAGATCCTCCGAGGAACGGCGTTGGACAGCCAAATAATGCAGCGATGGACGCAGTAAGGGGAAATGGTTGTCGGGCCACGCAGGCTCCCGTTCTCAATGGCTGCCACAGCGGCTTTCGCGTAtctgaaggagacacaaCACAGACAGCAAAACGCATCTGATATGACACCGAAAAAGTTCTTTGCATCACATTTATTCTCGTCTGCGCATGTGAACTCGTCCTGACACCGCCCGCGTCAGGTAACAAAGAAGCATCACAATTTTCGACGAACTCGAAAGACAAAAAACTCGGTGTCGCCACGCAGTGTAAACAACCCGCAAGACTTTGTTTCAGTCCTGCTTGCGGAAGGCCCCCCATGAATTCAACAACAGCTGCGACAAGGAGGAGGCAGGTCTAACTCTTTCAGGTCTTCCTGCCGGCCGCAAAACGTCAAAACACACTTCGTTGAAGAAAAGTCGTTGTGCAGCGTCCACACAGTCCCTGTCGGATCCTCTGTAGATTCCCAGAAACCATGGGCGACTGGCGCCGACCCACACTCGGCTTTGTCGACAGCGCAAGATGCGAACTCACTTCTCGGTGCTGGGGGTCATCAGGTTCGTCTTGCGCATTTTGGACAGTTTCGTCGTGACCAAGAGCGGCACATGGCACTGAACCAAAATGTTTTTGCTAGCACATTCCGGCTGCAAGAAAAAAACCCCGAGAAACTCATGCCTCGACACCACACTCCACCGAGCTGTAAAAATGGGTTCCACCCTCCCCCCCTTCACTAGCTGTTTGGCTGCCCCTACAGCTGGGTCTCAACCCGTGCAGATAATATACTATGTAACTCCGTTCATGGGAATCAAAAGGGCACCGTCGCGGTTAAACTATAGAAGACTCGACTACTCTCCACATATATCAGGTGTAAAAGCGAGCACTACACATTTCCTGATATTCACTTTGGTAATCTCCTTCGTAGTGTTAGTCTTTACGGACTACACGGATCGGATTCTCGTGAAAGCCCCCCACAGTCATTGGCCCCGTCAAGTCCGCTGCGAACACAATCCTTTTCCGTGGAAAATGTAGGCTGTGTTTCGCCTCCTCAGCGAATCcaaagacacagaggcaaCGCCACACGTCGTCGGCCCCTGACGGAAAATGTAGGAGCCTCCTGGTCATTCGAAGAGTTTACTACCATATCCATAGTTTCGCGTTGCGCCGACTGCGTTACTGTAGAAGATGTTCTCATGTACTTCCCCTCCGTAGGGGACGCGTCCCCACAGAGCAGGATCGTGTTGGCTAGGCAGACGAATCTTCCTCCACAGATACGGGGAGAGTTCGTTTGATTTCCTTAAACGGAGCCATGTTAGAGTATCGAGCAGGCATGCCACATACCTGGAGAGAACGGCAGAAAGCCTCTGCCGCACCTTTTGTTGCCGAGTAGGCGCAATAGAGAGGATCGCTAGCGATCTCCGAAGCTCCACTCCCCACACAAATGATGGCGCCCCGTCTGCGACTGACCATGCCTAaggaaaggaacgaagaaagcgagaatTCGCCGCACATACAGTGGAGACGAGAGTCTTCGCGGTCTTAAACGCGGAGCGAGGGACAAGAcaagcaggaaagaaaatcaaagaaagcaaagtgcagaaaagaagaaaggtaACATGGAGAGCGGGCAGCAAGCGTAGATATCCCGAACTGACAAGGAGACTCGCCAAACaacgaaaagaagcaaaaggtAACTTTTGCTTCTGTTGGTTCCCCTTCCGCTCCATGGAAATCCAGTGTGGATCACATGCAGTGGCGAGAGCGGCCTTCCCAAGCTACATGGACCTCTcatgctttttttctgttctgtcctggtctgtcgtctttttctgtttccctctTTGACTCTGTCCACTGCATTATAAGGCAAACAGCTTTGCTGAATATCTTTTTCACAGGGAGGGAAACGTTGAAGTACAGAAAAATAAACAATTCCTGAAAGAATGATGCTTGTCCAAATAAAGAACCCCTCGTCCGAACCGTCTTGTTCTCGCTACCTATCGCCTCAAATTTTATGTGGCTTCTGTGAGAGCTCAGAAGTCGCTTTCGGAGAGCATCGGCAAAAGAGAACAGCCAGGCTCTTTTTTTGCTTCCAGCAAAGAAGatcagaagagacagacgagaaaaggaacatgGAGAGAAGATGGAACTTCACAGACTCTCTGCCCACCTGGGTACAGCACCCGGGTCGTCACCAGTGTAGACCTGACATTGACATTGATAAGCTGATCGAGAGTCTCCAGATCTAGCTCGTCGTAAAACTGCAAAAGGACACACAAGCAAATgcgaaaaaagtggaaagcAACCAAAGCTTTTATACCAGAGCAGTGAAGATTCGCGCACAGAAGTCGTCACCTCGATAAAAAGCGAAACACAGGCTTTTCGGCAAGAACTCAGCAACTCTGGAGACGGCCTCAACACTGCGAATTGACGAGTCGGGAGGCCGCAGCGTGAGATATGAGGTGAGTGTAAACCTGTCGCCCCGGGTTGTCCCTTGCCATTTTTCTTGAGGGGTGTTTCACACCGCcgctttttctgcctttaTTTTCGAAGATAAATTTACTACTGAAGTGCCACTGCGGTCACCCAAATGTATGAATAATGTATTTTGCACCTTTTGCGAGTTCTAACGTTCGGTAACACGATTTTCTAGGACTTTCTTGAGTCAACTGAATCATCGAAAAGTTTCTTGGAATCTCCTCATTGCTGGCCCCGTCGCATCTTGAGACTGCTGGTGGATTTCAGGGACTGGTCCGTTCACCCATGGACTCGGCTTTCCAATTGTTTTTTCGCGAGCAAGATTCGAAACACTTCTCACCATTGCATGCGGATAACTGACGCCGACGTTGTTGACGAGAATTCCCACGTCGAGGTTCTTCAGTGCCGCATCCAATTTCTGGAAGAGACTTTCTGTCGAGCCCTCAGAGAAATCCACTGCGAAACTCTTCACTCCTCTCAAGGCAGGGACAGCCGCTTGAAGCTGAGTTAAACAGATAGCGAAGGGAAAACGACGAATCCTCAAACCCCGCGCGATCGTTCTACCAAACCGAAAGAAGCTTTTCGAACGATCAATTTAAGTAGAAAGTACACTCCCCATCGGCCATTTACATGTACACATAAAGGCAGCTCTGAGCGCAATACCGGCGTCCTCAAAAGATGGGGTCTCCTTCCCGACGTCGGAGCGACACATCACCTCGTGAAACGCCACAGCAGGCCTAGGCATCTGCCcgaaaaagacgagggaagaCTTCCAGAACGTCCAGAGAGGgtcagagaaacgaagatgATTCCCGGCATACACCGTTCACTCCGAAAGtcgaaacagacacacgcatgaacttacacacatacacagacacacacataaGTACATCAGTACgtctatgtatatgtatatatacacactCATGGCGATGTGTATCGTTGCATGACTGgttctctgtgtttcacGAGATGGTTTTGCGTCGGAACTTGCTCTTTTCCATCTTACGTCCTGTTCCGTCTGTCGGAGAcgctcctcgtttctcgaaATGAGGAAAATTTTCATGCCCTTCTTGGCCATCTGGATTGCCATCGCCTTGCCGATGCCGTCTGTGGCACCGGTTACCACAGCCCACTCGCCGAATTTGTCGAGTTGGAATTTCCGGGTGAACAGGATCTGAAGAAGTGCAGAGAGCACCGGCCCAGACACAGATCCCGGACTCATCCAGAGAGAACTGCCCTCGGCATATCTTCGGAGACACGCCCCCATCAACACACAAGGTACACATGGCGAAGAGCTCGATGACATTTGCAGAAACACAAGAAGACcgggaaaaagaaagagaaggaacacatATTTTGTAGGGATAGGGATGAGCGTAAGGAACGATAAATtccagaaaaggaggaaatgGAAAGGTTTCTTCTCAAGGAGACGGGTTCAACCGTTGGCAGTGAGGCTTCATTACgacacgcgcatgcacgatAACTACGAGGCTACACATAACAATCGACGAAGAACGTAACACAAACTGCCCTTTAAAAGCAAACGGGCCCCCGAGGCACCTAGATCAACGGGAATGTATGAGACAGACCATCCAAAACTCCGTGAAAAACTGCGCCGACAGTCGAGGCAGCGTAACTCCACGCAAAGAATTCACCAAAAGTGAGGTAAACATGCAAAATCAATCCCATATTCCAACACGTAGAACTTTCTccctatatatgtatatatatgcatgcgcacTAATTCAGCACACATTTGTGTAATATACATCATGTACCCATATCCGTCTAcaatctatctatatatatctatatatgtatatatatatatatctactGCATGTAAACAATAAGAGATCTTGACAGACAAAGAGGGACAAGAAGTATACCTTGAAGCCTCGGCGCATAAGCGCCAGCGACACAcagcagaggagagcgaggccgAGCGTCGTCGCTGCGAGCTGGACGAACGGGCAAGCCCCTATGAGGGCTTGCACGTGGCTGTTCAGTGCCTTAATGCACCCGCAACTGAAGAGATCCATTTTGCTGTTGATTGTGGTTCAGTTCTTCACTTTTGTCggcgggggggggagggCGGTCTCGTGAGGAGAGCAGGCCGGCACGAGGGAGCCAGGAGCGCCGGACGCTCTTTGGAAAAAAACCACAAAAgtggcggagacaggagatcTTCGCACCGACGGGAGACACGGGAGAACGGCGATGGTgaggaaatgaagagaaACTAGAAAAGGTGTACACAGGAAGGTAGGACACTTTGAAGAGTCATCGACCAAGTCACAGTCGCAGGTGACTAGGAGACGAAtcgcgaaagaaacgagggaCGCGGGTGATAGACTagagagacggcgacaaGGGCGCTGGCAGAAAGGACATGACAAAGGACccaagagacagcggagagaggtGTATATTTGTAGGCTCCGTGTGCTTATGTCTTTCTCACAGCCGAAGAGACGACAGATAACTTGCGGACGGCAAGTCTTGCATCAGAATAACAGGACTTACTCCATTGGCCTCCTTTACACACGCTGGCACACACCCTCCACAGTGTGGTGGCCAGAGCAGTTTTGTTTAGGCTTCTCACTTGGCAAAAAAGCCGGCGAAAAGTTGCACTGTGTCGGAGAAATCGCGCCTCTTGCCGGCCCCTCGCTTCTGCACACAACACAACCCGTTTGTCTGCCTTTCATCTGCTTTTTACACCTGTTCCCAAGTCATTTTCTGGTCTCTGAGAGGGAAAAGCTGCTCGCGGTTTGCGCCTGAGCGCCTCCGGCTGCCGCGAAGGGGGGCGTTTTACCGCGCCGTCCGCTGTCTACCTGCTGGCAACAAAGCGCGTCGAGTGAAACTGTCCATCCATTTGCTTACGCGAGAAGCTTGCGAACCTTTGCGCAACAGAATTGACGCGAAGAATCTAGGAAACTCCCCGAGAAGCGGGCTACAGTTCCCGTCGCCGCGGCCCGACAGTGGACGGCGACTGCGAGAGGCGAGCCAGAGGCCGGGTCGCTGCAGGTGCCATTGGGTCCGGCTGCGGTTAAGTTTCAGACTACACTTTTGTGGAAAGTGGCC
This Toxoplasma gondii ME49 chromosome VIII, whole genome shotgun sequence DNA region includes the following protein-coding sequences:
- a CDS encoding hypothetical protein (encoded by transcript TGME49_271892); translated protein: MLAPSTTRLPHTLVSKMERSDQVRVPHPEFNKWFPRCVPRELRVNPSIRIFCFHGAGMDLTVWTGVGTPKAPTVNPLVSFCEKEGAQLLAVQLPGRSLRSKEPVPATIQKCVSQLLDVIAPLEELRGWSCNEILFQSDLWAAYGKLLRADHLLLDDYIPTKREEPLGVPCSIFRARGDLKLQSPSHFVNWFSLVEGSSTTREEQNVNPAQLRSDDHSGILRDQQGDSRIVDCTLRETDVRKNETESTGKAGPDADTALSSGLQRGYAARIGVLEGTHGLMYDPECRAKFFERILELVEQSLLDLMYDGM
- a CDS encoding 3-ketoacyl-CoA reductase, putative (encoded by transcript TGME49_271888~Predicted trans-membrane domain (TMHMM2.0):19-42:62-85), whose translation is MDLFSCGCIKALNSHVQALIGACPFVQLAATTLGLALLCCVSLALMRRGFKILFTRKFQLDKFGEWAVVTGATDGIGKAMAIQMAKKGMKIFLISRNEERLRQTEQDLQAAVPALRGVKSFAVDFSEGSTESLFQKLDAALKNLDVGILVNNVGVSYPHAMFYDELDLETLDQLINVNVRSTLVTTRVLYPGMVSRRRGAIICVGSGASEIASDPLYCAYSATKGAAEAFCRSLQPECASKNILVQCHVPLLVTTKLSKMRKTNLMTPSTEKYAKAAVAAIENGSLRGPTTISPYCVHRCIIWLSNAVPRRIWEAAYLPRCLSIRKRALKKKEQQAEAKKDM